The following coding sequences are from one Vibrio syngnathi window:
- a CDS encoding 23S rRNA (adenine(2030)-N(6))-methyltransferase RlmJ yields MLSYRHSFHAGNHADVVKHIVQSLILNSLKQKDKPFVYHDTHSGVGRYDLTHEWSEKTGEYKQGIARVWAQTELPEDIQSYLESISALNNGEKLRFYPGSPRVARTHLRDQDRMVLTELHPADHPLLEQEFHRDRQVSIYKEDGFKRLKGSLPPKERRGLVLIDPPYELAKEYRDVVTAIAQSHKRWATGIYAIWYPVVNRCDIEDMIEGLEGLGINKILQIELGVSPDTNERGMTASGMIVINPPWKLESQMNEILPFLKEAIAPATGHFKVEWIVPE; encoded by the coding sequence TTGTTAAGTTATCGCCACAGCTTCCACGCAGGTAACCATGCCGACGTAGTAAAGCATATCGTACAGAGCCTTATTCTTAATTCTTTGAAACAGAAGGATAAGCCTTTTGTTTATCATGACACTCACTCTGGTGTAGGTCGTTACGACTTAACGCATGAATGGTCTGAAAAAACGGGCGAATACAAACAAGGTATTGCACGCGTTTGGGCACAAACAGAACTTCCTGAAGACATTCAAAGCTACCTTGAGTCTATCTCAGCACTCAACAATGGCGAAAAACTGCGTTTCTACCCAGGTTCACCACGTGTTGCACGCACACACCTACGTGACCAAGACCGCATGGTACTGACTGAGCTTCACCCAGCCGATCACCCGCTGCTTGAGCAAGAGTTCCACCGCGATCGTCAAGTGTCTATCTATAAAGAAGATGGTTTTAAGCGCTTGAAGGGTAGCCTGCCACCAAAAGAACGTCGTGGTTTGGTACTGATCGATCCGCCTTACGAGCTGGCAAAAGAGTATCGTGATGTGGTGACTGCGATTGCTCAAAGCCATAAGCGCTGGGCAACCGGTATCTACGCAATTTGGTACCCGGTGGTAAACCGTTGTGATATCGAAGACATGATTGAAGGACTTGAAGGCTTAGGCATTAACAAGATTCTACAAATCGAACTTGGCGTATCACCAGACACCAATGAGCGTGGCATGACAGCATCAGGCATGATTGTTATCAACCCGCCTTGGAAGCTAGAAAGCCAAATGAACGAAATTCTTCCATTCTTGAAGGAAGCTATTGCGCCGGCAACCGGTCACTTCAAAGTAGAGTGGATCGTACCCGAATAA